One Candidatus Campbellbacteria bacterium genomic region harbors:
- a CDS encoding methionine adenosyltransferase domain-containing protein produces MQTAEAVTLAHPDKVCDQISDAILDACLEQDPHARVAVETVGGHGLITVTGEVTTTAHVNFRKIAQDVYRDCGYDTPIGITVNIVAQSPEIGRGVDHDGAGDQGIMVGYATAETPELMPLPVVLSRTLVRAMGKHDGKAQVTVENGKVSCVLTSLCESGDMSDVVLEEVVAQEVTPFLPEGKTIEDVWMRNPNGAWTIGGFDADTGLTGRKIAVDTYGPSIPVGGGAFSGKDATKVDRSGAYIARKIACDYLRERGAQEVFVHIAYAIGVAEPLMAVAMIDGVQEKITGYDLRPRAIIEALDLRKPQFRETAKYGHFGNNFLWDR; encoded by the coding sequence ATGCAAACAGCAGAAGCGGTGACACTCGCGCATCCTGACAAAGTGTGCGACCAAATATCAGACGCCATTTTAGACGCATGTCTTGAACAAGACCCTCATGCACGTGTTGCCGTTGAAACAGTTGGCGGACATGGGCTCATTACCGTTACAGGAGAAGTAACCACAACCGCACACGTTAACTTCCGCAAAATAGCGCAGGATGTGTACCGCGACTGCGGATATGACACACCTATTGGTATCACGGTGAACATTGTGGCGCAGAGTCCTGAAATTGGTCGGGGTGTTGACCATGACGGCGCAGGTGATCAAGGAATCATGGTGGGCTACGCAACCGCTGAAACACCCGAACTCATGCCGTTGCCTGTCGTGCTCTCACGAACATTAGTGCGTGCGATGGGGAAGCATGATGGCAAAGCACAAGTGACTGTTGAAAATGGGAAAGTCTCGTGCGTCCTCACGTCCTTGTGCGAGAGCGGAGATATGAGTGACGTGGTGCTTGAAGAAGTTGTGGCGCAAGAAGTAACGCCGTTTCTACCCGAGGGAAAAACAATTGAGGACGTCTGGATGCGCAATCCAAACGGCGCGTGGACCATCGGCGGATTTGATGCCGACACAGGACTCACAGGACGCAAAATTGCTGTGGATACCTACGGACCTTCTATTCCTGTGGGTGGTGGAGCGTTCTCAGGAAAAGATGCAACAAAAGTAGACCGGAGTGGAGCATACATTGCACGCAAAATTGCCTGTGACTATCTGCGAGAGCGTGGTGCGCAGGAAGTATTTGTGCACATTGCGTATGCGATAGGAGTTGCTGAACCTTTGATGGCAGTTGCGATGATTGACGGCGTGCAAGAAAAAATTACTGGATACGATTTGCGACCTCGTGCGATTATTGAGGCACTTGATTTGAGGAAGCCCCAATTCCGCGAGACAGCCAAGTACGGCCACTTCGGCAATAACTTTCTGTGGGATAGATAA
- the rpsI gene encoding 30S ribosomal protein S9: MTTETKTTKKKDGHYIETVGRRKEAQARVRLIPNQKGSVTVNDRPYKEFFPVPDLYHSVTDPLTLVDMKESTVTAVVKGGGIRAQAEAIRLGIARALVLFNPEFRGVLKGAGYLKRDARKVERKKPGLRKARRAPQWSKR, translated from the coding sequence ATGACTACTGAAACAAAAACAACAAAAAAGAAAGACGGACACTATATTGAGACCGTTGGACGTCGAAAAGAAGCGCAAGCACGCGTTCGTCTTATTCCAAATCAGAAGGGTTCTGTCACGGTAAACGATCGACCCTACAAAGAATTTTTCCCAGTTCCAGATCTATATCACTCTGTGACTGATCCGCTTACTCTCGTTGATATGAAAGAGTCGACCGTTACTGCAGTTGTGAAGGGTGGAGGTATTCGCGCACAAGCTGAGGCGATTCGACTTGGAATTGCTCGTGCGCTTGTTCTCTTCAACCCAGAATTTCGAGGTGTTCTCAAGGGGGCCGGATACCTCAAGCGTGATGCTCGTAAGGTAGAACGAAAGAAACCAGGACTTCGCAAGGCACGACGTGCTCCTCAGTGGAGTAAACGCTAG
- a CDS encoding VOC family protein: MKPNPVVHFELPAEDRERMRSFYEKTFGWQTHQLGAEMGDYITVTTTETDENRMVKTPGTINGGFYQKHVVEPEAQHPSVVIAVPNIEEGMERVKANGGVIHGFPVDIPGVGKFVAFTDTEGNRLSILQPNERV; encoded by the coding sequence ATGAAACCAAATCCTGTTGTACATTTTGAATTACCCGCAGAAGACCGAGAGCGTATGCGCTCCTTTTATGAGAAAACGTTCGGTTGGCAAACACACCAACTCGGAGCTGAGATGGGGGATTACATCACCGTTACCACAACGGAGACTGATGAGAACCGCATGGTCAAAACGCCAGGCACCATCAATGGTGGCTTCTATCAAAAGCACGTCGTTGAACCTGAAGCACAACATCCCTCAGTCGTTATAGCAGTTCCCAATATTGAAGAGGGTATGGAGCGTGTGAAAGCAAACGGTGGAGTAATTCACGGATTTCCAGTCGACATTCCCGGCGTTGGAAAATTTGTTGCGTTTACCGACACCGAAGGCAACCGCCTCAGCATCCTCCAACCCAACGAGAGGGTGTAG
- the dnaK gene encoding molecular chaperone DnaK, with protein MAKVLGIDLGTTNSAMAVMEGGEPRIVENNEGGRTTPSVVAISKTGERLAGLIARRQAVTNPRNTIYGIKRLMGHRFDEDTVKKEKTAVPFEIVQTEDGGAGVKMNDSVYRPEEVSAMILSKLKADAEAKLGETITQAVITVPAYFNDSQRKATKDAGKIAGLEVLRIINEPTAAALAYGLNKKANEKIVVFDFGGGTFDISVLEVGDGVVEVKATGGDSHLGGRDIDQKIVRYIVDEFKKESGIDISKDPLALQRLDEAAEKAKHELSTTTDTEINIPFITSDSSGPRHLLLKITRSKLEEIAQEFVDRAITITKQVMGDSPFKIAEIDEVVLVGGQTRMPAIQNAVKEFFGKEPNRNINPDEVVAVGAAIQAGILQGDVRDVLLLDVTPLSLGIETLGGVATKLIDKNTTIPASKSQVFSTASDNQTSVEIHVVQGERPMATDNRTLGRFILDGIPPSRRGMPQIEVSFDIDANGIFTVKAKDKTSGKEQSIKIEGSGALSEDDIKRMQADAEKHADEDKKKKELADARNNADHFIALADKALVDAGDKVPADVASGVRVKIDALKKALEGTDIALITGVTTELSNEMQKIGEAMSKAQPEQGAPAEGGAEKKEEPTDVNSEESNDKS; from the coding sequence ATGGCAAAAGTACTTGGTATTGACCTAGGAACAACAAACAGCGCAATGGCAGTTATGGAAGGAGGTGAGCCTCGTATTGTTGAAAACAACGAAGGAGGACGCACCACACCATCTGTCGTAGCTATTTCAAAGACAGGCGAGCGACTCGCAGGTCTGATTGCACGTCGACAAGCTGTCACCAATCCTCGCAACACCATTTACGGCATCAAGCGTCTCATGGGACACCGTTTTGATGAAGATACCGTCAAGAAAGAAAAGACAGCGGTGCCATTTGAAATTGTACAAACAGAGGATGGAGGAGCGGGTGTCAAAATGAATGACAGCGTCTACCGTCCAGAAGAGGTGTCAGCAATGATTCTTTCAAAGCTCAAAGCTGATGCTGAAGCAAAGCTTGGTGAGACCATCACACAAGCAGTTATTACCGTTCCTGCATATTTCAACGACTCACAACGAAAGGCAACCAAAGACGCTGGTAAAATCGCAGGTCTTGAGGTATTGCGCATCATCAACGAACCAACGGCCGCAGCACTTGCCTACGGTTTGAATAAGAAAGCTAACGAAAAGATTGTCGTCTTCGACTTCGGAGGAGGAACATTTGATATTTCAGTACTCGAAGTAGGTGATGGCGTTGTGGAAGTAAAGGCAACAGGAGGAGACAGTCACCTCGGTGGACGCGACATCGACCAAAAAATTGTTCGCTACATCGTCGATGAGTTCAAGAAGGAAAGTGGTATTGATATTTCAAAGGACCCACTCGCACTCCAGCGTCTCGACGAAGCTGCAGAAAAGGCAAAACACGAGCTCTCAACAACCACAGACACTGAAATCAACATTCCTTTCATTACCTCAGACAGTTCAGGTCCTCGTCACCTCTTGCTCAAAATCACTCGTTCAAAACTTGAAGAAATTGCTCAAGAATTTGTTGATCGCGCTATCACCATTACCAAACAAGTGATGGGAGATTCTCCATTCAAAATTGCTGAAATTGATGAAGTCGTGCTCGTTGGAGGACAGACACGCATGCCAGCAATTCAAAACGCTGTTAAAGAGTTCTTTGGCAAGGAACCAAACCGAAACATCAACCCTGATGAAGTGGTGGCTGTTGGTGCAGCAATTCAAGCTGGAATCTTGCAAGGAGACGTTCGTGACGTGCTCTTGCTCGACGTGACACCACTCTCACTTGGTATTGAAACACTCGGTGGAGTTGCCACAAAATTGATTGATAAGAACACAACCATTCCCGCAAGTAAGTCACAGGTATTCTCAACAGCATCCGACAACCAAACATCTGTTGAAATTCACGTGGTGCAAGGTGAGCGACCAATGGCAACAGACAACCGCACACTCGGACGATTTATCTTGGACGGTATTCCACCATCACGCCGAGGTATGCCTCAAATTGAAGTATCTTTTGATATTGATGCAAACGGTATCTTCACAGTGAAGGCAAAGGACAAAACATCAGGCAAAGAGCAATCCATCAAAATTGAAGGAAGTGGAGCTCTCTCAGAAGACGATATCAAGCGCATGCAGGCAGACGCAGAGAAGCATGCTGACGAAGACAAGAAAAAGAAAGAGCTTGCAGACGCACGCAACAATGCTGATCACTTTATTGCACTCGCAGACAAGGCACTTGTAGATGCAGGTGACAAGGTTCCAGCCGATGTTGCAAGTGGTGTCCGAGTTAAAATAGACGCTCTCAAAAAGGCACTCGAAGGAACAGATATCGCTCTCATCACAGGAGTTACAACTGAGCTTTCAAATGAGATGCAAAAGATTGGTGAGGCAATGAGTAAGGCGCAACCTGAGCAAGGTGCACCTGCTGAAGGCGGTGCTGAAAAGAAAGAAGAACCTACAGACGTAAATTCAGAAGAAAGCAACGATAAATCGTAA
- a CDS encoding N-6 DNA methylase translates to MNTTQQILNKIFKNPEQDLLMFDDLSKIDIYEKDEGKFYIKAISKLDEEKLVYNAKTGKCAPEEIVRQLYLVKLTKHYKYPKDLIELEKHVNFGREIKRADIVVYRPDGITPKIIIEVKAPNEENDVQQLKSYLNAEGAPVGVAVNGKTRLILYRPYPKDFDDTLDDIPASDEEVEDVLAKRKTLKDLREDDLKETIKTLEELVLANSGNDSFDEIFKLIYVKLYDEKEALSRPNEELHFRKSPTGKPEETKRIIDGLFEEAKAEWSDVFEKNTEIKLSPEHLSVCVGELQDVRLFGANLRIIDEAFEYLLPDVAKGKKGQYFTPRVVIDMCVQMLNPQKKEYVIDTACGSAGFLVHAMQYVWKNLPTMEARKEYASRYLWGIDFDEKSTKISRAIMLIAGDGKSHIFKSSSLDTREWSDRFKSELSDLKLVREFADFETNRHNQSTLQHLGFDILLANPPFAGEIKEKHLLAQYVLGKNAKGKLQNKVERHLLFIERNLDFVKAGGRLAVVLPQGIFNNTSQEYVRKHIMQKARILAVVGLHGNSFKPHTGTKTSIIFLQKWTEEELDKSGSPKVADYPIFFATQKQSFKNNSGDYIFEKDKEGQIVKDADGNPKYLSDLDEIAEAFVAWGKEQGLGFLK, encoded by the coding sequence ATGAACACAACACAACAAATCCTAAATAAAATCTTCAAAAATCCTGAACAAGACCTATTGATGTTTGATGATTTGTCCAAGATAGACATTTACGAAAAAGACGAGGGTAAGTTCTACATCAAAGCTATTTCAAAGCTGGATGAAGAGAAGCTTGTCTACAATGCCAAGACAGGAAAATGTGCACCTGAAGAAATCGTCCGACAACTCTATCTTGTAAAGCTCACAAAACACTACAAATACCCTAAAGACCTCATTGAACTTGAAAAGCACGTCAATTTTGGACGTGAGATAAAACGTGCTGACATTGTTGTGTACCGACCAGACGGCATTACCCCAAAAATCATTATTGAGGTAAAAGCTCCCAATGAAGAGAATGATGTTCAACAATTGAAGTCGTATCTCAATGCTGAAGGTGCTCCTGTAGGCGTTGCAGTAAACGGTAAGACACGCCTCATCCTCTATCGTCCCTACCCGAAGGATTTTGATGACACGCTGGATGACATCCCTGCTTCAGATGAAGAGGTTGAAGATGTGCTCGCAAAGCGTAAGACCCTGAAGGACCTACGAGAAGATGACTTGAAGGAAACAATCAAGACCCTTGAAGAGCTCGTGCTTGCAAACTCAGGAAACGACAGTTTTGACGAAATCTTCAAACTCATCTACGTCAAGCTTTATGATGAGAAGGAAGCGTTGAGCCGACCGAATGAAGAGCTACATTTCCGAAAGAGTCCGACAGGAAAACCTGAAGAAACAAAACGTATCATTGATGGACTCTTTGAAGAAGCAAAAGCAGAGTGGTCTGATGTTTTTGAAAAAAACACAGAAATAAAACTCAGTCCTGAGCATCTTTCTGTGTGCGTTGGCGAACTTCAAGATGTCCGCTTGTTCGGTGCAAATCTACGCATTATTGATGAAGCGTTTGAGTACCTACTCCCTGATGTAGCCAAAGGAAAGAAAGGTCAATACTTCACACCTCGTGTTGTGATTGATATGTGTGTGCAGATGCTCAACCCACAAAAGAAAGAGTATGTAATAGATACAGCGTGCGGTAGTGCAGGGTTTTTGGTCCACGCCATGCAGTACGTTTGGAAAAACCTACCTACCATGGAAGCACGCAAAGAATACGCAAGCAGGTATCTTTGGGGCATAGATTTTGACGAGAAATCAACCAAAATCAGCCGTGCCATTATGCTCATCGCAGGCGATGGTAAAAGCCACATCTTCAAGTCATCATCGCTTGACACACGAGAATGGTCCGACCGTTTCAAGAGCGAACTTTCAGACCTCAAACTGGTCCGTGAGTTTGCCGACTTTGAAACGAACCGACATAACCAAAGCACACTTCAACATCTCGGCTTTGACATACTTCTTGCCAACCCGCCTTTTGCAGGTGAAATCAAAGAGAAGCATCTCTTGGCTCAGTATGTGCTTGGAAAGAACGCTAAAGGCAAACTTCAAAACAAGGTTGAGCGACACCTGCTCTTCATTGAACGCAACCTTGATTTCGTAAAGGCAGGCGGTCGCTTGGCGGTTGTTTTACCTCAAGGCATCTTCAACAACACGAGCCAAGAATATGTGCGTAAACACATAATGCAGAAGGCACGCATCCTTGCGGTCGTAGGACTTCACGGAAACTCGTTCAAGCCACACACAGGAACAAAGACCTCAATCATCTTCTTGCAAAAATGGACCGAGGAAGAACTTGATAAGAGCGGTAGCCCGAAGGTAGCCGACTATCCGATTTTCTTTGCTACTCAAAAGCAATCCTTCAAAAACAACAGTGGCGATTATATTTTTGAGAAGGACAAAGAAGGTCAAATTGTGAAAGATGCAGACGGTAATCCTAAATATCTAAGCGACCTTGACGAAATAGCTGAAGCGTTTGTCGCTTGGGGTAAAGAGCAAGGTCTTGGCTTTCTGAAATAA
- the dnaJ gene encoding molecular chaperone DnaJ: MSKDYYNVLGVERNASQDEIKKAFRKLAHEHHPDKKGGNEAKFKEINEAYSVLSDSTKRMQYDQYGSGFANNAGGAQGFSGFDGFDFSQFTQGQGGAGNFEFDIGDIFGDIFGAGSMRNRVRRGRDVSIDIELTFKESIFGTERKVLVTKNNICSVCTGTGGEPGSEKDVCKTCDGKGKLHETRTSLFGTFQTTTTCSTCHGKGEKYKTPCHKCKGTGIVKEQEEVRIAVPAGIEDGEMIRLTGRGEAIQNGSAGDLYVKIHVESHKVFSKQGSDLLMDLNIKLTDALTGVVQTIETLDGSIDVTIPAGVKPNQVLRVKGKGVPHGDNKRGSLLITVHFIVPEKLSKHAKELIEELKKEGV; the protein is encoded by the coding sequence ATGTCTAAAGACTACTACAACGTACTCGGGGTAGAACGAAACGCCTCACAGGACGAGATTAAAAAGGCGTTCCGCAAACTTGCCCACGAACACCACCCTGACAAAAAGGGAGGCAACGAAGCAAAGTTCAAAGAAATCAACGAAGCATACTCCGTGCTCTCCGATAGCACCAAGCGCATGCAGTACGATCAGTACGGCAGTGGCTTTGCAAACAATGCAGGAGGAGCACAAGGATTCTCTGGATTTGACGGCTTTGATTTCTCTCAGTTCACCCAAGGACAAGGTGGCGCGGGTAACTTTGAATTTGATATTGGAGATATTTTTGGCGACATCTTTGGTGCAGGAAGTATGCGCAACCGTGTTCGTCGAGGGCGAGACGTGTCCATTGATATAGAGCTCACCTTCAAAGAATCTATTTTTGGCACTGAAAGAAAGGTGCTCGTTACGAAGAACAACATTTGTAGTGTCTGCACAGGCACCGGAGGCGAACCAGGAAGTGAAAAAGACGTCTGCAAAACATGTGACGGCAAAGGGAAGCTTCACGAAACACGCACATCACTCTTCGGCACCTTCCAAACAACTACGACGTGTAGCACCTGCCACGGCAAAGGGGAGAAGTACAAAACACCATGTCACAAGTGTAAGGGAACAGGTATTGTGAAAGAGCAAGAAGAAGTACGCATTGCTGTGCCTGCAGGTATTGAAGATGGAGAAATGATTCGTCTCACAGGCCGAGGTGAAGCAATTCAAAACGGTTCTGCGGGCGATTTGTACGTCAAAATACACGTTGAGTCACACAAAGTATTCAGCAAACAGGGAAGTGATTTGCTCATGGATTTAAACATTAAGCTCACCGATGCGCTCACGGGTGTGGTACAGACCATTGAAACACTCGACGGCAGTATTGATGTCACCATTCCTGCAGGCGTAAAACCAAACCAAGTACTTCGCGTAAAAGGTAAAGGTGTACCCCATGGCGACAACAAACGAGGTTCACTACTCATTACGGTCCACTTCATCGTGCCGGAGAAGCTTTCAAAACATGCTAAGGAGCTCATTGAGGAATTGAAGAAGGAGGGGGTGTAA
- a CDS encoding restriction endonuclease subunit S, giving the protein MQPNLQTASFSIINLSRAQADRRLDAEYYDPVYLNKIETLVKKKARTIKGVYDVRVFSGPFGSFFKSESYLTEGYPFVRISDIKDIFLDKEQMVFVSDDNFTKLKKYQLSVGDIVFSKIGTVGRLSIITKEIGKVAISENNIGLAFSAKTDEIDKAYIAFFLLSDFGQKQIFRMASGNVQLKLNVSDIESVLMPEAAEGLKNKLRDALDTLHTKLLLSKERYDEAEQMLLKEINLKGYKGTEEAISVRNFSDCLVDNRFDAEYWQPKYDEIVKKVSSIPQEKLGDIVSIKKGVEVGSEAYAEEGKDFVRVSDFTIYGIEDVERKISEELYEGLKNNYKPKKGDVLFTKDGTIGISFALSEDVDAIVSGAFLRLKPKVKINNNYLALVLNSFYCKAQIERMSGGAVIAHLKPESALQVKIPMLSEKKQEELADKVLEALRLRKEAKNLLKKAKRAVEIFVEKDEQSALKYLS; this is encoded by the coding sequence ATGCAACCAAACTTACAAACAGCATCGTTTTCAATCATTAATCTAAGCAGGGCTCAGGCTGATAGGCGTTTGGATGCCGAGTATTACGACCCCGTCTATCTGAACAAGATTGAAACTCTCGTAAAGAAGAAAGCACGGACAATCAAAGGTGTTTACGATGTAAGGGTTTTCAGTGGACCGTTTGGGTCTTTCTTCAAGAGTGAGAGTTATCTTACCGAAGGATACCCCTTTGTTCGTATTTCAGACATCAAAGACATCTTTCTTGATAAAGAACAAATGGTATTTGTTAGCGATGACAATTTTACAAAACTCAAAAAGTACCAGCTTTCAGTTGGCGACATCGTTTTTTCAAAAATCGGCACCGTAGGTCGTCTAAGTATCATCACTAAGGAAATCGGAAAAGTTGCGATAAGCGAGAACAATATAGGTCTAGCGTTTTCTGCAAAGACCGATGAAATAGACAAGGCATACATCGCTTTCTTTTTGTTGTCAGATTTTGGACAGAAGCAAATCTTTCGTATGGCAAGTGGAAATGTTCAACTAAAGTTGAATGTTTCTGATATTGAGAGTGTGCTTATGCCAGAAGCTGCTGAGGGGCTAAAAAATAAGCTCCGAGATGCATTAGATACCCTACATACGAAGCTTCTTCTCTCAAAAGAAAGGTACGATGAGGCCGAGCAGATGCTTCTCAAAGAAATAAACCTTAAAGGATACAAAGGAACTGAAGAAGCAATCTCGGTCCGAAACTTCAGTGATTGTCTTGTAGATAACCGATTTGATGCCGAGTATTGGCAACCAAAATACGATGAGATAGTGAAAAAGGTGTCATCTATCCCACAAGAAAAACTTGGCGATATTGTGTCAATAAAGAAAGGTGTTGAAGTTGGAAGCGAAGCATACGCAGAAGAAGGAAAAGATTTTGTGCGTGTTTCCGATTTCACTATCTACGGCATTGAAGATGTTGAAAGAAAAATCTCAGAAGAACTTTACGAAGGGTTGAAGAATAACTACAAACCGAAGAAGGGCGACGTGTTGTTCACAAAAGACGGTACAATCGGCATCTCGTTTGCTCTCAGTGAGGACGTTGATGCGATTGTAAGCGGTGCATTTCTACGCCTCAAGCCGAAGGTAAAGATAAACAATAACTATCTTGCATTAGTCCTCAACTCTTTTTATTGCAAAGCCCAGATTGAACGTATGTCAGGTGGTGCAGTTATCGCCCATTTGAAGCCAGAAAGTGCTTTGCAAGTCAAAATCCCGATGTTGTCAGAAAAGAAGCAAGAAGAACTTGCAGACAAAGTACTGGAAGCTTTGCGACTACGAAAAGAAGCAAAGAACCTACTTAAAAAGGCAAAGCGAGCCGTTGAAATCTTTGTTGAAAAAGACGAGCAGTCTGCCCTCAAATACTTGTCCTAG
- a CDS encoding ImmA/IrrE family metallo-endopeptidase, producing MTKEEICAYAEDLAAKYNPLGLSPFPYERITGDKGDLEIVLAEFDHGISGAIIFLTTEEKFRIIVNKNKPATRQNFTIAHEIGHYFLHKDEIKTNDNLLVDIGENSLDGSNALFRLDAAATTKIETEANNFAAALIMPTKLVQDAWTTLKDVEECAKIFNVSISAMSIRLERLKLI from the coding sequence ATGACCAAAGAGGAGATTTGTGCATATGCTGAAGATCTAGCTGCTAAGTATAATCCACTAGGATTATCGCCTTTTCCATATGAAAGAATTACTGGTGACAAAGGTGACTTGGAAATTGTTCTGGCTGAATTTGACCATGGAATTTCTGGTGCAATCATCTTTTTAACAACTGAAGAAAAGTTCAGGATTATCGTCAACAAAAACAAACCAGCAACAAGACAAAATTTCACCATAGCTCATGAAATAGGGCACTACTTTTTGCATAAAGATGAAATTAAAACCAATGATAATTTATTGGTAGATATTGGAGAAAACTCTTTGGACGGATCCAATGCGCTATTTCGCTTGGATGCAGCTGCAACTACAAAAATTGAAACTGAGGCAAATAACTTTGCGGCTGCATTAATAATGCCAACAAAATTGGTTCAAGATGCATGGACAACCCTCAAAGATGTAGAGGAGTGTGCAAAAATTTTTAATGTTTCTATCTCTGCAATGAGTATCAGACTGGAAAGGTTGAAATTAATATAA
- a CDS encoding NUDIX domain-containing protein, with the protein MKNNQIELIARAVIIDKDKMLLCENKKRGHYFLPGGHVEFGEGVSDALTREMNEELGVSGVVQELIGVLENTFTIDEEVHHEFNMIFLATLSKTDVVSQEDHIEFHWVEQKDVSGTPLLPKELHTLIPQWFKDKKVFFESNF; encoded by the coding sequence ATGAAAAATAATCAAATAGAGCTTATTGCTCGGGCGGTTATTATCGACAAAGATAAAATGTTACTTTGTGAAAACAAGAAAAGAGGTCACTACTTTTTACCGGGTGGACATGTAGAATTTGGAGAAGGTGTATCAGACGCCCTTACGAGAGAAATGAATGAAGAACTTGGTGTTTCAGGAGTAGTCCAAGAACTAATCGGGGTTTTAGAAAATACATTTACCATTGACGAAGAGGTTCACCACGAATTCAATATGATATTTTTGGCAACACTTTCGAAGACTGATGTTGTTTCGCAAGAAGACCACATTGAGTTTCATTGGGTAGAGCAAAAAGATGTATCAGGAACACCTCTACTTCCAAAAGAACTCCACACCTTGATACCGCAATGGTTTAAGGACAAAAAAGTATTTTTTGAATCTAATTTTTAA
- a CDS encoding US12 family protein — translation MESTVWNRSGGDTMTRGAFYFVLGAILAWGFTFTTLIAKTTAGWTPNIVTLLLVGLGIPIVGIFMSAKSDNPLISFVGFNLVVGGISAIIGPLLAMYTKLHPGLVERAATMTGLVTIVMAITGLLFPNFYRSIGGALFGALLALVVVSFARIFIPAIQGVGIIDYISAGIFSLYIGYDMYRASEIPATLDNAVDVAVSLYLDIINLFLDLLRIMSEADD, via the coding sequence ATGGAATCGACAGTGTGGAACCGCAGTGGTGGAGACACGATGACGCGCGGCGCGTTCTACTTCGTTCTCGGCGCCATCTTGGCGTGGGGGTTTACCTTCACGACCTTGATCGCCAAGACGACGGCTGGATGGACGCCGAACATCGTCACCCTACTCCTCGTCGGTCTGGGGATTCCGATCGTCGGGATTTTCATGTCGGCGAAGAGCGACAACCCGCTCATCTCGTTCGTCGGGTTCAACCTCGTGGTCGGCGGTATCTCCGCCATCATCGGGCCACTGCTCGCGATGTACACCAAGTTACATCCGGGTCTGGTGGAACGAGCGGCGACGATGACCGGATTGGTGACCATCGTGATGGCCATCACCGGCTTGTTGTTTCCGAACTTCTACCGCTCCATCGGCGGCGCGTTGTTCGGGGCACTGCTAGCCCTGGTGGTCGTGTCGTTCGCTCGAATCTTCATCCCTGCGATTCAGGGCGTCGGCATCATCGACTACATCAGCGCCGGCATCTTCTCGCTCTACATCGGCTACGACATGTACCGAGCAAGCGAGATTCCGGCAACACTCGACAACGCCGTCGACGTCGCGGTGTCGCTCTACCTCGACATCATCAACTTGTTCCTCGACCTGCTGCGCATCATGAGCGAAGCCGACGACTAA
- a CDS encoding nucleotide exchange factor GrpE, whose protein sequence is MTHHKKDTPETELDTEETTFETIESEGASSFHAKDIQTLREELKACQKERQEYLEGWQRAKADLINFKKETDANRRKMVSLATEDVITELIPALDSFDMAFQNVDAWNQAPENWRRGVEYIYNQLLSILTNHGVTQLNPLGEQFNPHMHDSAETVSVDSEKEEGKILSVIQKGYQLHDKLIRAPKVRVGHFE, encoded by the coding sequence ATGACACACCACAAAAAAGATACTCCTGAGACAGAGCTTGATACAGAAGAAACCACCTTTGAAACCATTGAATCAGAGGGGGCTTCATCATTTCACGCAAAAGATATACAAACGCTCCGTGAAGAGCTTAAAGCGTGCCAGAAAGAGCGCCAAGAGTACCTTGAGGGTTGGCAGAGAGCAAAAGCAGACCTCATTAACTTCAAGAAAGAAACAGACGCCAACCGTCGCAAAATGGTGTCTCTTGCCACCGAAGACGTTATCACTGAGCTCATTCCGGCCTTGGACAGTTTTGATATGGCATTTCAAAACGTCGACGCATGGAACCAGGCACCAGAAAACTGGCGTCGTGGTGTTGAGTATATTTACAATCAACTCCTCTCAATTCTCACCAATCACGGCGTGACACAACTCAACCCTCTCGGTGAGCAGTTCAATCCGCACATGCACGATTCTGCAGAGACCGTTTCTGTTGACAGCGAAAAAGAGGAGGGTAAAATTCTCTCCGTCATACAAAAAGGGTACCAACTGCACGATAAACTTATTCGTGCACCAAAAGTCCGCGTTGGTCATTTTGAATAA